The sequence CAGATctcttttgttattatctttattaTGATATCGGATTAAACTCCATCTATAGATATAAGGTACAACATGACAATTGCATTATCATCCATCTCCTACCACTTTTTGTCATTTGTGAAATTTTTGAATCTGTCTTTAATTACTGTCCAGCAATTGTCCTTCCTTAGAATTATCCTTATCTTCATCTTTTGTAGGGAGAAATTATTTTTGTTGAACTTTTTGATCTCAAactttattactattattttacTTGATTTGTATTCCTACTTGAACTAACtctcccaatttatcatatataataACTTTGCAACCTTTAATTTTTCTGAACCTTTGTCTATGATACCattattgaaaaaagaaaaattaaaactaaaactaAAACTAAAATTGAATATGGGTAAATAGTATCAATCTAAAATAATAAAACTGAATATCAAAATCAACTAAAATAATAACACCAATTAACATGATAAATCCTCAATTAGTTGTAATACAAGAAAAGAAATATTATATCTTCTATTTTGTAATTggagaaatagaaaaataaaaattcataaaaaggataaACCAAAGAGGAAAGCACAAAAATAATTCTCTCTTCtcactttttgttttttctttctttctttctctatatTTCTCTTTGCACCGGATGGATGAATCCTTCCTTCTGCATCTTGATGTCTTTTATATAGGCATAAGGGGAGATGGTAGATCTCTCCTCCATATTGCACCTTACATGGGAGGTTGCAATGATGCACCTCTTCCACGCAAATGGCTGCAACCCATCCtgtttctttattttatcttattaCTTCACATAGAGCACATTTGAAACTTCACTCATCTTGATTTTTGTGTAAGATCGATCGTCTAAGACCTCTCGACTATACTTGAAAACATTTTATGCATAGAGATCCATATCAAATTGAATTGATACAAACAATACTTATTATTATCATGCTTATGAAACGTCAAATGTATAAAAGAAGGGGCTCTTAGACAATGTATACAAATAATCTCACATCGATTAGCAATGGCTCTCTATTGAGATGCAAGTGGTATAAAAGAAGGGCCGCTGCTAATAATAAACTCGTACCTTTCtcggccttttggctaagatcaagtgtagtatctgttcttatcagtttaatatctgatatGTGGGTCATCGACccactatgatattaaattaatttcttgTGGGGGAGGGTTCACCGTAGTGGACCCTCACGTGTCGCCTATGCGTTGCACTGCTGAACGAGCCTAGCGCATCTCGATCAAGTCAAATGGTCAAACATTCCAGCCATAGTGATTGTTGGAAATATGATAGGAGAATTAAAAAATCATCCATTTCAGCcatatttgttatatatatatgtatatgtatatacatatatacatatacaaatatatatgtatatatatatatatacatatatgtatatatgtgtatgtatatacatatatgtatatatgtgtatgtatatacatatatgtatatatgtgtatgtatatacatatatgtatatatatgtatgtatataaatatatacatatatatatatatgtatatatatgtatgtatatatgtatacatacatatacatatatacatacatatatatgtacacatatatgtacatatatatgtacatacatacatatatatatgtacatacatacatatatatatatatatatatatatatgtatatatatatatatatatgtacatatatatatatatatgtacatatatatatatatatgtacatatatatatatatatgtacatatatatatatatgcacatacatatatatatgcacatacatatatatatgtacatacatatatatatatatatatgtatgtatatatacatacatacatacatatatatatatacatacatatatatatatacatatatatatacatatatatatatatgtacatatatgtacagtgTCATCAATTAGGTTAAATGATTAAGATGAAGTGAAAAAAAGGCCCCAAACGTGTCCTTGGAGAGTTTTCAGATTAATGATTTAGTTGACGACATACAATGTCTCCTTTTGAGACTAAGAAAAAATGACTAGGAAAAGAAGAAAGATCAAGAGATTAATTAAACtgtgattgattatatatataaatataatttgatgattttttataattCTCCTATCAGATTTCCATCAATAATAGTTGTGGTTGAAATGTTTGACTATTTGACTTGATTGAGGCGCGCCAGGCCCATGCAATAGTGCAATGCATAGGCGACGCATGAGGATCCCAATGGCAAGCCATGCAGTGAACCCTCCCCcacaaaaaattaatttaatatcatagtggGTTGATGACCCAcgtatcagatattaaactgataagaacagatactacacttgatcttagccaaaaggTCGAGAAAGGTATAAATTTACTATTAGCAGCAGCCCTTCTTTTATACCGCTCCCATCTCAACTGAGAGCTATTACTAATCAATGTGGGATTATTTGTATACATCGTCTCAACGGAGAGCCCCTTCTTTTATACATTTGACGTTTCATTATAATGATAAGTATTATTTGTATCGATTCAATTTGATATGGATctctatgtataaaatattttcagGTATAGTCGAGAGGTCTTAGACGATCGATCTTACACAAAAATCAAGATGAGTGAAGTTTCAAATGTGCTCCATGTGAAGtaataagataaaataaagaaacaGGATGGGTTGCAGCCATTTGCGTGGAAGAGGTGCATCATTGCAACCTCCGTGCAATATGGAGGAGAGATCTACCATCTCCCCTTATGCCTATATAAAAGACATCAAGATGCAGAAGGAAGGATTCATCCATCCGGTGCAAAGAGAAATAtagagaaagaaaaaacaaaaagtgaGAAGAGAGAATTATTTTTGTGCTTTCCTCTTTGGTttatcctttttatgaatttttatttttttatttctccaaTTACAAAATAGAAGATATAATGTTTCTTTTCTTGTATTACAAAGAAGTTTGTACTTCCGTATTTTTATATGAATACCTTCTAGTTTTTTTTGTGAATGTTTCCTACAACCAATTGAGGATTTTATCATGTTAATTGGTGTTATTATTTTAgttgattttgatatttgattttattattttagattGATACTATTTACCCATATTCATTTTTAGTTTTAgttttagtttttcttttttcaataatGGTATCATAGACAAAGATTCAAAAAAATTAAAGGTTGCAaagttattatttatgataaattgGGTTCAAGGAGGAATGCAAATCAAgtaaaataatagtaataaagtTTGAGATCAAAAAGTTCAACCAAAATAATTTTTCCCTACAAAAGATGAAGATACGGGTAATTCTAAGGAAGGATAATTGCTTGACAGTAATTAAAGACATATTCAAAAATTTCATAAATGACAAAAAGTGGAAGGAGATGAATGACAATGCAATTGCCATGTTATACCTTATATCTATAGTTGGAGTTTTATTCGATATCATAATAAAGATAAAAACAAAAGAGATCTGGAATACTCTGATAATGTTATATAAAGCCAAGTCACTTACAATATGATCTTAAAGAAAATGTTTTGCACTTGTCGTATGTTAGAATCCACTTCATAATGGATCATATCCACACTCTTAATAATTTATTCTCCCAACGGAGCACCCGTAGGTGTCGCCCGTGCAGTTGCCTACCTGTGGCTCGTGGGCTACCGATCGTTGGTCACTGTAGATGGCCAAGGTTGTAAGCAGCCTTTGGCCATTCTGCAAGCACAGTAGgggtagcaacaattgctgccctttctcggctTTTGTGTTAACAATTTTGAcgataaaattcttcttaaaacataacacacgcagtttaaaatcaATCTTTCGTATAAAAATTGGCTTTGATACCGCTATTAGGAAATCTAGgaatgacatcacatgcataccagaagaacaaaaaataaaaatccccaaaattttcaaaaaggtattcatggtcatgtgaagattggtacgtaaaaactcGTAAAACTTAAATTCACGTGTAAGATAGtgttttacttagggagattgtatatgtcTGAATTTCTACAGATCTATCTGATTGGATGAAGGAGTTCAAGTGTCCTCATACTATATAGTGGAATATAATcctttggacttatctatcctcagttaccatatatctatagtctctcatccatctaatatttcaaatatcgtatattgagcatggtgctgtcaagcccatacggtttctcctcgagtctcactctaatcgaattctcttagagaactctttttctctcattcTGAATGAcattagccaaggatttgtctgagcaagaatacacaggatattcctcttatgataccgagagcggatgatcctctatcgacatttaatagccctcgtaagattgattaccactctcaatgaccggttgtactaagatttgaaactttcaaatctataagtttggtatcaaagagtggattactcatataggacatccttgatatctcaagtctaaggacaagatatactactaggatgacagaatcactgtttgataatgaggtatcatcaaccatccaatattctgtaagcggatcaatcagtgaacttattctctaatgagcacatacACTGTATCCctggtgtccctacacgagcaactatgagatcgaccgcctccatcatatgtacgagtatatagtatactagtttgttcggttatctcgatgttcctcttgagtaacctatgactaggattatttagagtctatgtttaaaggtgaatcagtctcattatcgtgatcttatcacaattCGATTCTTATTTCACAGattcatagacatcacaatatatgcaaccagcaatataaagtgagagaataccataataataataaacaacaaGACTATGTGTTATGTCACACATGTTATCACTTTTGTGATTAACTTATAAGACATCTATGACTAGtagaatgagccttccacttggcccaaaacagtcctAACTCAGGCctagttggtccctaattgagttagcagggTTACACCCAAAtttaactcaaattaagacctaacttcGATAATAAGGACTTAAACAATTATAAGACAGTAAATCTAAGTTGTATGGCTTATCATTTATTTATCCAAACTCCCGACTAACTTCCGGTACATCGTCCGAACCTTCGACGTATCGCTCGATCCATCAGCAAGTTGACTCTTGCAACTTTCGAACTTGGCACAACGTCCGATTCTTCCGACTCAATGCTCATTTTTTAACTTTGACCCAATATCTGATTTTTCTTACTTCAATCATTTTATCttttatgatcgaagttagtcttacaTTGCTTTTCTCAAATAGCACATtatatcgtaaactcatcaattaatttcatcattaaaatttaagatttaataTTGATATGATTCATTACGATATAGATTCCACGATATAGATTCCAATATACAACGAGTGTAAAACATTTTCCTAAAGAAGATCATGTTGGAAGTGACTTTGGCTTCATATAACCTTGTGAGAGTATTCCAGATCTCCTTTGTTATTATCTTGATTGTGATACCAGATAAAACTCCGTCTATTGATATCGGGTATAATATAGCAATTGTATTGTCATCCATCTCCTTGCACTTTTTATCATTTGTGAAATCTTTAAATCCGTATTTAATTACCATCGTTTGTTAGAATTGCTCTTATCTTCATCTTAGGGAGAAATTACTTTCATTGAACTTTTCGATCTAAAactttattactattattttacTTTTAGTTGATTTGCATTCTTGCTTGAATTGACTCTCCCAATTTATCATGAATAATAACTCtataatctttaatttttttgaacctttgtctcttatattattatttaaaaaataaaaactaaaagtaAAAGCGGATGTGAGTAAATAGTATCAATCTAGAGTAATAAAAtcgaatataaaaaataattaaaataataacacCAATATATAACACGATAAGATTCTCAATAGGTTGAGGGAAATATTCACGGCCAAACTAGAATGTATTCATTGTAAAAAAAATGTAAGTAAAAATTTCTCTCTAATACAAGAAGAAACATTATATCTTCTATCTTGAATAggagaaatagaaaaataaaaattcacaaaaggGATAAACCAAAGaggaaagaacaaaaataattctCTCTAGTCactttttgttttctctttctttttttctttttttttttctctatattcCTCTTTGCACTAGATGGATGAATCCTTCCTTCTATATCTTGACGTCTTATATAGGCATAAGGGGAGACCGTAGATCTTTCCTCCACATCGCACCTTGCATGCAAAGTTGCAACCATGCACCTCATTCCACATAAATGGCTACAATAGCTTGCAAcccttttttctttattttatcatATTACTTAGAGCACATTCAAAACTTCACTCATCTTGATTTTTGGATAAGATCGATCGTCTAAGACCTCTCGATTATACCTGAAGACATTTTATACATAGAGATTCATATCAAATTGAATTGATATAAATAATACTTATCATTATCATGCTTATCAAACGTCAAACGTATAAAAGAAGGGACTCTCCGTTGAGACGATGTATACAAATAATCCCACATCGGTTAGCAATGGCTCTCTGTCGAGATGGGAGCGGTATAAAAGAAAGGCTGTTGCAAATGGTAAACTCATACCTTTCtcggccttttggctaagatcaagtgtagtatctgttcttatcagtttaatatctgatacgtgggtcatcgatccactatgatattaaattaatttcttgTGGGGAAGGGTTCACCGCAGTGGCTTGCCACTTGGACCCTCACGCGTCGCCTGTGCGTTGCACTACTGCACAGGTCTGGCGTGCCTCGACCAAGTCAAATGTTCAAACATTTCAACATGCTGTCAATTAGCTCTCATTCCTCTGCCAATTAGCTTATGTGCTTACAAAAGTCCTCGTCTTGGGAAAATGTAGTAGTCGATTTGGAAAAAGAACAGACtgtaataaaaagataaattaaaagtcgattGGGAAAAAGAATACAGACTACAGTGTCAAGAATATTCATTCTTCTGCCTTAATCATTGTTTAATCCAAAAAAATTTCCATTGtcactaataaattttttttgagatatatttttgaaaaaagtttttttgttttccttcgATTGTCCCATTTGATACTATTATTTTTctctaatatcttaaatattatttATGTGAGAAGCAGAAGCTATAGAAAAAGATAATCACAATGGGTGAAAATGATAAAATCTTACGATGGGATGAAAGTGGTCGCATTGAGTTAGAAATTATCCGATTGAAGTGACGAGATGAAGACAATCATGACGAGACAAAAATGAAGAGATAAAAGTGACCACAATGATGGGATAAAAATGAGACCACAATGATGGGATAAAAATGAGATAGCTGGTTGATAATACTAACAAGAACGAGAAAATGACGATGAGTATCATTTAACATATTAGAGGAAAATAAGGGTATCAaattagaaaacaaaaaattgaagacatcattaaaaaataatacttttaaaaaaaatcatccaattatatttacatatataatcAATCATAGGTTAATTAATCTCTTGATCTTTCTTCTTTTCCTCGTCATTTTTCTTAGTCTCAAAGGAAGGCATCATATCCGTATATCCGTACGTAGTCGACTAAATCATTAATCCCAAAACTCTTCGTGGACTTTCACGAACATCACGTTTGGGGCCATGCAGCAAGCGTGTGTGCTTCAACATTTTTTTCACTTCATCTTAATCATTTAACCTAATTGATGAGTGTTGTTTCCAatacgttatatatatatatatatatatatatatatatatatatatatatatatatatatatatatatacttcctataaAATTTCGAAAGGTCACATAGTTTAGCTAAGATCGAATCCTGTCTTCCTCACATATTtctgaaaaaaatttattaaaataattataatatattaagaaaaatctaATTTCTACAAGGAAACATCATTATTACGAAGTCAACGTATATTTAGatagcatattatatatatatatatatatatatatataacaaataaatTTGGGGCTAAGAGAGACCCGGATCAGCAAACAAATCGGATCCGATTCACTTCTTGATCAATTTGAATCCGAATCCGAACGTTTTAGCGACCAAGCGAATGCATTTGAATATCTTcgactcctccctctctctctctctctcttgtcttcGGTCCATCTCCGGGTGAGGGGATAAGTAATGAGTATGGGGGCGACGAAGGGATCCGGACGGGCAGATGAACGTGCTCCGACGAGCATAGGAGGCATTCGTGGTAGCGGCAATCGAGCTCGTCGCCTTGACAACGACCACTTCGTCTTCTCCGAATGTAAGTCTTCATCTTTTGCCCGGTTAGTGGCTCCTCTCTCCAATTTATATCAGACCCTAATATCCCTCTCAAATGCAAATTGGATACTAACCCCTCTCTCCAATTTATATCAGACCCTAATATCCCTCTCAAATGCAAATTGGATTAGGTTTAATACGTGCGAATTAAAGAAAAACATTACATAAATTTTAATCGAACATAGAGAGACGAATTCACGGTCTGCTATGATGTCATGATGGAAGTTTAGATTGGGTGAAATGGTCCGATCAATATTAAGCTCTaacatttttttaatctttttcagaaaatcgatctttttttttttggtttcttaGTTTCTTCAGTGTCTCCTTTTTCGCATCTTTGGGTTTTCGGCCACCAATTGGATCTGATTTCATGCCTTTGCCAGTGTATATGTCGATTTTGTTTGTGATTTGAAGTCTCTCGATAACTAAATATGAAGAGCCTAAGGCTCTTCTGCTACCCTTTCTCCGTATTATTTCTCTTAAATATGATATGATTGGGAGTTTGTCTCTGTTTATAGTACTAAACTCCCGAGAAATAGTTGTCAACAGCTCAATATTATTACAAATTAACATAATCACAATTCTTAATATCAAATGAACAATTAAGAGAATCAATAATAAGACCCAAAGTAGTTGACATAATATATGTGTAGGATATACAGAgctttattatatcatttaagATGATTCCTTGTGATTCTCTACTTTCTCTAGTTGTCATATGAACTACTACACACTCTTCCAAGAGGGAGGGGGCAAAAAAAATTCATTTACTAGAAAAAGAAGAGGCGTTTAAAGAAGGCATTTTTATATGGAACTTCGAGCAGTAATTTGCTACATGTACTTACCACATCAAATTGAAGCAGTGGAAAATATACATGCGAATGTCTTCATCAGAGAACGAAGATACGTATCTTATGAGGGCCGGTTCGACTGCATCGGGACTTGAACCGGGATTGGTCCGCCAGTCCCGGTGCCGCCGCAGCTCCTGCACGCCATCCGGCCTGACCCGGCACAGGTCCGGCATCCGACGTCCCCGTCCGACCACCGCGAGCATAGGCACGTGATGCGGCCGGTGCCATTGCACGTCGTGCATCGTGGCTGCTTGCCTGATGTCGGGCGGTGGACCACGGCCGACCTCACGATCATGGCTCCGGCGATGATGCCCAGCCCGGCAGCCAGCTGCGATGCGAGGACCAGTGGGCCGGCCATGGGAGAAGCCTCGTCGCGGCTGGCGCCCAAATCGCTGCACCTGGGAACTGATTGCGTTTGGGGGAGAAGTTATTTGAGAGGGAGGGAAGGTAGCGGCGTCACGAGGGTCGCCGGGGTTGCTTGCCCTCTTGTGGGAAGAAGAGGGCGGGCTGGGTTTGGATGGTGGTGGATTGGAGAGTCGTGTGGGGGCTTCGCTGTAGACGAAGGGCTGACACACATCTCCACCGCTCCACCGTGGGCAGAAATCCATGACGCAGCAGGCGGCCGTCTCCCCCATTTTGGCTGGAGGATCAACCTGTTGGGGCGCACGGTTCGAAACCAATGGGAGGTCCCTCTTCGGTGTTTGGTCTCTCAGCCAAAGCGTTCTCTCTTTGTAAGACTTTAATCGCTTGGGAGTGGAAAGGGAATTCAGACTGTCCGTTTCGGACAAGACTTGGACCATATCCGGTTCTAATCTTCTCACTAAAAGTTTCTTATTTGTGACCCCaaatttactatttataattttatgttttaatttccaaattatctttttaaaattTGATGTAAATAAAAAGGATGAAATAAAAGGTTGTGgggggaaagaaaaaagaaaagaaaaatatgaaGAGATtgtcattatttaaaaaaaagacCATGAATAGTAAGATCTAAATAGATAACTAAAATCTAACCAACCGAAACGATGATTTTATTATCATTGATTCAAACTTAAACATTTTAGACTATTTTTTCAGATATATCAGACTAAAGAAATTGATTCTTCCATGGAATTCAAACTTCAAATGTGAATATAGCTTTTACAGATCAGTTAACCTCCCTCAGTTATTCTCATCTGTTTTATGACTGAGAAAAGAAGACTCCCTCGAAATATCAAATCCAAGTCCAGAGTTGCTCATCTGTCAACTGTTGTTGATTTATTACTGTGTGTAAGGGCATCGAATAAAACATGAATTTGATCAGAGTTATTGCCATTTATGATTAACTAGTAACTTAAACGTGAGGCTCGCAGAGTGAGAAATTCTCACATTTTTATGATTAAGACTGCTCAATCTTAAAAAACCTGTTCATAGTTCAAACATATACTTCTAAAACTGTTATTCGAGACATCTCTTCACACTTGGAGACTTCATATGGGAGAATATAGTATTCAATACTCTATTACTAACTAAGAGAATTCTTATTTACTTCCAAAAGCTGCATTTTGTTTGGTTGGACCTTATTACAGCTAAATATGGGGAATTCTACTCATGGCACATAGAAGCCAGAGAGAATTTAGTTTGAAGATGAAGATTTCTATGTGAGAATGTTGAAGAGATTAAGCAAGGTGCCTCAAAATCTATTGGTAATGGTACTACAAATATTTCTATTTGGAAACCAACTTTTCTATTTATGAATTTGGCTTTCAGACATCAGAAAGTTGGTGATTTTATTGATGACTTCTTATGTATATCTAATTTTGAACATAGCATGGCACCATGTTGCTAGGATCAAACAGATCTATTTGTACCTGGGAGGAGTGTTTTCCTGAGCAACCTATACAAAAGTTTCACCCCAGCAACAGATTGGCTTGTTTTTGCCTTCTGCTTTAGTCAAGACAATTAATTTACTTGATCTTAGGTTGACTTGCCCAGTAGAATATGTGATCTAATTCTATAAACACATCCGATTCTCTAAAGTTTAGACAAGATCATAGTCTGTCTATTTACTTGCAGGCCCGCCAACATATCCTAGCCCTGTCTCTTAACTCACATGCAGGTTCAAAATCCTCATACATCCTCTGATTTTGTTTTCTCATTGACCTCCATAATCTGAAAACTGAATGATCTTCGATGAACAAGTCAGGACCTTAGGATTTTGATTGTATGAATGCTTCAATCTTATGAGAGCAACTTGTTACTGGGATCAATAGAAAAAATATGATGCAAAAGAGAGCTTCCTTTTCATACCATGTTGGGTAGCTTCCATGAAACTTCCCAGGGATTTGTTCCATAGCTAGCTTAGTGATTTAGTTATGAGCAATACTTGAAATAGTGTTTCTGAAGCAGGtagagatttatttttttaattagatgTCCCATCAATGAAAAGGTGATGATGGTGACTTAGCCAACCATGATGTTTCCAATTGCCACTTGATTGCTGACTCCATTGTTTTGGATTCAAACAAATAGTACTGACTAAAGAAAAATTTCTCTCAGAGTTTTCTGGTCTCCATGACCTTGATCTCTTGTCATTATGTGCTCTCAAGTTCCTAGCATCTGAGGCACTAGCACATTCAAGCA comes from Musa acuminata AAA Group cultivar baxijiao chromosome BXJ3-3, Cavendish_Baxijiao_AAA, whole genome shotgun sequence and encodes:
- the LOC103978426 gene encoding uncharacterized protein LOC103978426, which gives rise to MAGPLVLASQLAAGLGIIAGAMIVRSAVVHRPTSGKQPRCTTCNGTGRITCLCSRWSDGDVGCRTCAGSGRMACRSCGGTGTGGPIPVQVPMQSNRPS